A genomic segment from Nicotiana tabacum cultivar K326 chromosome 7, ASM71507v2, whole genome shotgun sequence encodes:
- the LOC142162397 gene encoding uncharacterized protein LOC142162397, translated as MLYGAECWPIKKSHVQKMSVTEMRVLRWMCGHTRKDKIRNETIKDNVGVASVEDKLRESNLRWFGHVRRRDIDALVRRCERLTMAGLRKDMGRPEKYWEEVIRQDMSVLHLIEDMTTDRKVWRSRIKVVG; from the coding sequence ATGTTATAtggagctgagtgttggcctATCAAGAAgtcccatgtccagaagatgagcGTGACTGAAATGAGggtgttgagatggatgtgtggacaTACCAGAAaagacaagattaggaatgaaacTATTAAGGACAATGTGGGAGTAGCATCCGTGGAAGACAAGTTGCGGGAATCAAACCTAcgatggtttgggcatgtgagGAGGAGAGATATAGATGCCCTtgtcaggaggtgtgagaggttaacCATGGCGGGCTTGAGGAAGGACATGGGTAGGCCAGAGAAGTATTGGGAAGAGGTGATTAGACAGGACATGTCGGTGCTTCACCTAATTGAGGACATGACTACCGATagaaaggtgtggaggtcgaggattaaggtggTGGGTTGA